The nucleotide window AGCGCTTGTCGGGGCTAACCAAGGCGCTTGCGCTTTTCTTATTGGGAATGAATGAGTTCATTCCTTTTTTTGTGGGTGTTATTGAATTGATACAGGGAATCGAAGCAGATGGCCTGACAGAGGACAAGAAATTATTTACCTTTATTGGCTCCTTAAAATTTATCGTCATCCTGACCAGTCCAATTTTCTTATTCCTTTTTTTCGTTTTAACCGCCCTGAGAATGGGAATGGAATGAAAGAAGCGAACATGGGTTACATATCATATTTCTCTCACATTTATATTGTATAAAAGAATTGTCCGCGTGCCTGCACAAAAATGTGATTTAGTGAACAAACTGTCGAGGTGACTTTATGTATAAAAAACAAGAAAAAATGCTTATGTGGCTTGCTTTTTTAGTGGCTGCTATAATGGGCCTGTCTTTTATCGGAAGAATTTTTGCTGGATAGAAAAGGGGTATTGAAGAATGGGGAATGAAGAATCAGTTTTTTTCAGCCGGGTCTTAACGGAGCTTACATTATCCTTCCATATTATTTATGCAACTATTGGAGTAGGAATTCCGTTAATGATTATGATTGCTCAGTGGCTTGGAATCAAGAAACAGGATGAACATTATATCCTGCTCGCAAGGAGATGGACACGCGGCTTTGTCATCACCGTTGCGGTCGGAGTTGTGACCGGGACGGCAATTGGATTGCAGTTGTCATTGCTTTGGCCTAATTTTATGGAATTGGCAGGCAATGTCATCGCTCTTCCGCTGTTCATGGAAACATTCGCGTTTTTCTTTGAAGCAATTTTCCTTGGGATTTATCTCTATACTTGGGACCGTTTTGAAAATCAGAAGAAACATTTGCTGCTATTGATTCCGGTTGCGGTTGGAGCCTCTTTTTCAGCTGTGTTCATCACAATCGTGAACGCGTTCATGAATGCACCGCAAGGATTTGATCTAGTGAACGGACAACTGGTCAATATCAATCCGGTTCTGGCGATGTTCAATCCAGCGATGCCGACAAAGGTCGCCCATGTGCTGGCGACAGCTTATATGACTTCGGCATTTGTACTCGCTTCGATTGGCGCCTTCAGGCTTTTAAAAGGTTCGAATCATATATACCATAAAAAAGCGTTATTTTTAACTATGAAAATCGGTCTTATCTTTTCGATTGCTGCTGCGGTCATCGGAGATTTTTCCGGAAAATACCTAGCTGAATACCAGCCGGAGAAACTAGCGGCTGCAGAGTGGCACTTCGAGACTGATGAGGGTGCGCCGTTGATGTTGTATGGTGTTCTTGATGACGGCGAAGTAAAATATGCGCTAGAAATTCCTTATGCGTTAAGTATTTTGGCTCACAGCGATCCGAATGCAGAGGTCATTGGACTTAATGAATTCCCTGAAGATGAAATCCCTCCACTGTATATCCATTATTTATTTGATGGAATGGTAACGATTGGGATGTGGATGATGGCCCTTTCGCTCGTCTATGTTGTGGGTGTGTGGCTGAAATGGAATTTTATCCGGTCAAGATGGTATCGCTGGCTGATCGTTTTCGGCGGTCCGCTATCGA belongs to Mesobacillus subterraneus and includes:
- a CDS encoding cytochrome ubiquinol oxidase subunit I → MGNEESVFFSRVLTELTLSFHIIYATIGVGIPLMIMIAQWLGIKKQDEHYILLARRWTRGFVITVAVGVVTGTAIGLQLSLLWPNFMELAGNVIALPLFMETFAFFFEAIFLGIYLYTWDRFENQKKHLLLLIPVAVGASFSAVFITIVNAFMNAPQGFDLVNGQLVNINPVLAMFNPAMPTKVAHVLATAYMTSAFVLASIGAFRLLKGSNHIYHKKALFLTMKIGLIFSIAAAVIGDFSGKYLAEYQPEKLAAAEWHFETDEGAPLMLYGVLDDGEVKYALEIPYALSILAHSDPNAEVIGLNEFPEDEIPPLYIHYLFDGMVTIGMWMMALSLVYVVGVWLKWNFIRSRWYRWLIVFGGPLSMVAIELGWWFAEVGRQPWILRGIMKVEDAATTSGQVDLMLILFAGLYMILAIGSTVVLTRMFRKNTVEQELADRELEKEGEFR